A region of Flavobacterium album DNA encodes the following proteins:
- a CDS encoding DUF6048 family protein, translating into MKHILRYFYSLLLLLSFSGFSQEKKAADTIAPPVKSDRYGLRLGIDLHRLTRSFYDDGFRALEIVGDYRLTKKFYAAAELGNVDYTVNDAQLNFTTKGNYLKVGFDYNAYDNWLDMENMIYVGFRYGFASFSQNLNSYKTYESSGYFDEVTVYPDTKYSGLTAHWIEVVGGLKAEVFDNIYIGFSFRLNNLLTDKKPVDFDNLYIPGFNRTYSGKFGVGFNYTVSYFIPLYKKQGVPKEKK; encoded by the coding sequence ATGAAACACATCTTAAGATATTTCTATAGCCTTTTATTGCTTCTTTCGTTTTCCGGTTTTTCACAGGAAAAAAAAGCTGCCGATACGATAGCGCCGCCTGTAAAGTCGGACCGTTACGGACTACGGCTGGGCATAGACCTGCACAGGCTGACACGCTCTTTTTACGATGATGGCTTCAGGGCGCTCGAGATCGTGGGCGATTACAGGCTTACCAAAAAATTCTACGCTGCCGCCGAACTTGGCAACGTAGATTATACGGTAAACGATGCGCAGCTGAACTTTACTACCAAGGGGAATTACCTCAAAGTAGGGTTTGACTATAATGCCTACGATAACTGGCTGGATATGGAAAACATGATCTATGTTGGCTTCCGATACGGCTTTGCAAGCTTCAGCCAAAACCTGAACTCCTACAAGACCTACGAGAGTTCCGGCTATTTTGACGAGGTGACCGTTTATCCCGATACCAAGTACAGCGGACTGACAGCACACTGGATAGAAGTTGTAGGCGGCCTTAAAGCAGAAGTTTTTGACAACATCTATATTGGCTTCAGCTTCAGGCTGAACAACCTCCTGACCGATAAAAAACCCGTTGATTTCGACAACCTTTACATACCGGGCTTTAACCGTACCTATAGCGGAAAATTTGGAGTAGGTTTTAACTATACCGTTTCCTATTTTATCCCGCTTTACAAGAAGCAGGGTGTACCGAAGGAGAAGAAATAA
- a CDS encoding ankyrin repeat domain-containing protein, with protein MAKMTPENAQSILKKHTIEADAKHLADAYDNIELFEALLAAGADPNYMVEGSTPLFMDAYGRSKYFPFKLLMEYGADPNRPYKNDPKSPNVIFDMASTSGPGMFFWPMLEAGLELNAFHPVTGENLVTYMVRQPYSSVDVLKNLLENGADPNLPNKNGFTIYELLAQNKIRTRKPEFFLLKKYEKGGRELPPIPEGIISPVKKPILKISYEDSISSWRALEVLGKDVDSLTVRMYNLYFYDTEFPRSHTAALNIVFSLLERAKTPSQWQDIATVFEYDKHHIDVARKYIRSFEVYDVNAVHSNDLWKDTQLYKFDEVTDDMREKLMHATMTIRVSDPEMLETIEPGTWMNIPYRSASPFWYLENKDAGTFFALFKSEGGKWMSREGEIGTDGKLKPVAGISKGYYKEENNRAEAFAFGKKEAGYELVYKNYDTAYNIEEEIRNGKAEEKINENKANYSEEAIAAIQNEDVAKLRSILATGVHPDTLKTSYGKLATEYVADKYRTTQKHAEMLQLLLDHGADINHKEYDHPLLQQVCSGHAKNEASDEMVRCLIAAGADIFANSKSKGYHKSSVLQSACYGGMLWFVAYLLEKGVPVDYKDTEGMTALNYAVLSDRNSAAIIDVLLKNGADKNDFLTLSPHGSTSLENAEIPETIEKIISLGFDINMKNSHGYPGLFRAAEYGTAEIFETYLNLGAGVDLPNVLNRVNYRLHDKGSKQQSVEVSLKKLRMLHQRGYDITAGTTTFTWTYQSYEGRKKITKFEEQVLLDLWEMGCRPSWKKTFLEYVKRVNSTKLIALAETLPEHRVS; from the coding sequence ATGGCGAAAATGACTCCTGAAAATGCGCAATCCATACTGAAAAAACATACAATTGAAGCTGATGCAAAACATCTTGCCGATGCTTATGACAATATTGAATTATTTGAAGCATTGCTGGCAGCCGGCGCCGACCCGAATTACATGGTGGAGGGTTCTACCCCCCTGTTTATGGATGCTTACGGCCGAAGTAAATACTTTCCCTTCAAGCTGTTGATGGAATATGGTGCCGACCCTAACAGGCCCTATAAAAACGATCCTAAAAGCCCTAACGTTATTTTTGACATGGCATCTACTTCCGGGCCCGGTATGTTTTTCTGGCCCATGCTTGAAGCCGGCCTCGAACTGAACGCGTTCCATCCCGTAACCGGCGAAAACCTGGTGACCTATATGGTACGTCAGCCGTATTCTTCTGTCGATGTACTGAAAAACCTGCTGGAAAATGGAGCAGACCCGAACCTGCCAAACAAAAACGGTTTTACTATCTATGAACTGTTAGCACAAAATAAGATAAGGACACGCAAGCCTGAATTTTTCCTGCTGAAGAAATATGAAAAAGGCGGCCGGGAATTGCCACCCATACCTGAAGGAATTATTTCTCCGGTGAAAAAGCCCATTTTAAAGATCAGCTATGAAGATTCCATCAGCTCGTGGAGGGCTTTGGAAGTACTTGGTAAGGACGTGGATAGCCTGACTGTCAGGATGTATAACCTGTATTTTTATGATACTGAATTCCCGCGCTCGCACACAGCAGCGCTCAATATTGTTTTCTCACTTTTAGAAAGGGCAAAGACACCATCGCAATGGCAGGATATAGCAACTGTTTTTGAATATGACAAACACCATATCGATGTCGCCCGTAAGTACATCAGGTCGTTTGAGGTTTACGATGTTAATGCAGTCCACAGCAACGACCTGTGGAAAGACACGCAACTGTACAAATTTGATGAGGTTACAGACGATATGCGGGAAAAGCTAATGCATGCTACGATGACTATCCGCGTGAGCGATCCCGAAATGCTTGAGACCATAGAACCCGGTACCTGGATGAATATTCCGTATCGTTCCGCCAGTCCGTTTTGGTATCTGGAAAACAAGGACGCCGGTACTTTTTTTGCCCTGTTTAAGAGCGAAGGCGGCAAATGGATGTCGCGCGAAGGGGAAATCGGCACCGATGGCAAGCTGAAACCGGTAGCTGGCATCAGCAAAGGCTACTATAAAGAGGAAAATAACCGTGCCGAGGCATTTGCTTTTGGAAAAAAAGAAGCAGGCTATGAGCTGGTTTATAAAAACTACGACACTGCCTACAATATTGAAGAAGAAATACGAAATGGCAAGGCTGAGGAGAAGATCAATGAAAACAAAGCCAATTACAGCGAAGAAGCGATAGCGGCAATACAAAACGAAGATGTTGCAAAGCTGAGATCCATATTAGCAACCGGCGTTCATCCCGATACGCTCAAAACATCTTATGGTAAGCTTGCGACCGAATATGTTGCCGATAAATACAGGACTACCCAAAAGCACGCAGAAATGCTGCAACTGCTGCTGGATCATGGCGCTGACATTAATCATAAAGAATATGACCATCCGCTGCTTCAGCAAGTTTGCAGCGGGCATGCTAAAAATGAGGCCAGTGACGAAATGGTACGCTGCCTGATCGCTGCCGGAGCCGATATTTTTGCGAATTCAAAATCTAAAGGCTATCATAAAAGCTCGGTGCTGCAATCGGCGTGCTATGGCGGGATGCTGTGGTTTGTAGCATACCTGCTTGAGAAAGGTGTGCCTGTTGATTATAAGGACACCGAAGGGATGACGGCTTTAAACTACGCGGTACTGTCAGACAGGAACAGTGCTGCTATAATCGATGTTTTGCTAAAGAACGGGGCTGATAAAAACGATTTCCTGACGCTTAGCCCACACGGTTCAACGTCCCTTGAAAACGCAGAGATACCGGAAACGATCGAAAAGATAATTTCCCTGGGCTTCGATATCAATATGAAGAACAGCCATGGTTATCCCGGGCTTTTTAGGGCAGCCGAATATGGAACAGCCGAGATTTTTGAAACGTACCTGAACCTCGGCGCCGGGGTTGATCTGCCCAACGTACTTAACCGGGTCAATTACCGCCTGCACGACAAGGGCAGCAAACAACAAAGTGTTGAAGTGTCTCTGAAAAAATTAAGGATGTTGCACCAGCGCGGCTATGATATTACCGCCGGCACCACTACATTTACATGGACCTACCAGAGTTATGAAGGACGCAAAAAAATTACAAAATTTGAAGAGCAGGTGCTCCTTGATCTTTGGGAAATGGGATGCAGGCCATCCTGGAAGAAAACTTTTTTGGAATATGTAAAAAGAGTAAACAGTACCAAACTGATAGCTTTGGCAGAAACGCTGCCGGAACACAGGGTATCTTAA
- a CDS encoding DUF7619 domain-containing protein, producing MRKKILFLAFFVMSCAPGFAQVAIYPVSNMVQCGNEIFDLTTRTPMVLGDQSPNDYTVTYFSDYLYTNPIANPEVYTMPVGYEHQYIYMKVRNNANNAANEQSFEIGFWGSTPLFQDVYVCESYVLPQVEAGIEYYTGEDGTGTQLLPGDVITETQTIFPYMPNSDCSGTTGTLITIYHNPDIVLEPLIGCETMPYHGAFEFEPYIAVLQINYPDSFFTIHENYTDAQLGANPINELPVYYSLYPMEVLYLAVSNVYASECITVYEILLEIVECSGPEISGHLSFDILENGCDTPGMPAANILVSCVSGNNTTYAYTDDYGNYTFHNVQEGNNNITVNPFNFSGVVITPGTQSVVMGEENIENVNFCLSMPYNRDVAISICPSNTAQPGFPANYGIILSNYGGSEANGVITLQFDDTALDFAGAAFPVIQNGNILTFNYSDLAPCHPEVMFIDFLMAMPGIVDMGDVISFTISATYDGETDTNPDNNIFVLNQIVTNSWDPNDINVREGESITEEQSDDYLHYTIRFQNMGDANAHNVKVLTTLDSNLDWDTFEPIVSSHDFQTNRTGNEVEFRFNNIQLPGAEVNEQESHGYVIYKIKPKATVIVGDSMSAEAGIYFDFNPVVNTNSITTTITDTAGTVDFTANGFVLYPNPASSKVTLQMQNSIANAGVTVTDVLCKTVLKTTVTSTQSDLDVSSLKSGVYFITLTADGKLATQKLVIK from the coding sequence ATGAGAAAAAAAATACTGTTTCTTGCATTTTTTGTAATGTCCTGCGCTCCGGGTTTTGCGCAGGTAGCTATTTATCCGGTATCGAACATGGTACAATGCGGCAATGAAATATTTGACCTTACGACACGCACACCAATGGTTTTAGGAGATCAGTCACCAAATGACTATACGGTTACATATTTTTCAGACTATCTATATACAAATCCTATTGCCAACCCCGAAGTCTATACAATGCCAGTCGGATATGAGCATCAGTACATTTATATGAAGGTTAGGAATAATGCTAATAATGCTGCTAATGAGCAATCTTTTGAGATAGGCTTTTGGGGGAGCACCCCTTTGTTTCAGGATGTGTACGTTTGCGAAAGTTATGTGCTGCCACAGGTTGAGGCAGGCATAGAATATTATACAGGCGAGGACGGCACGGGGACACAGCTTTTGCCTGGCGATGTAATAACAGAAACACAGACTATTTTTCCTTATATGCCAAATAGTGATTGCTCAGGTACAACCGGTACTCTCATTACGATATATCACAACCCGGATATTGTACTGGAGCCTCTTATAGGATGTGAGACAATGCCATATCATGGTGCATTTGAATTTGAACCTTATATTGCCGTGCTGCAAATCAATTATCCTGATTCATTTTTTACCATTCACGAAAACTATACGGATGCACAGTTAGGGGCTAATCCAATAAATGAATTACCTGTTTATTACAGCTTATACCCAATGGAGGTTCTTTATCTGGCAGTTTCAAACGTATATGCATCTGAGTGTATAACAGTATATGAAATTCTGCTTGAAATAGTAGAATGTTCCGGCCCTGAGATTTCCGGCCATTTATCTTTTGACATTCTCGAAAACGGATGTGATACACCTGGTATGCCTGCCGCAAATATCTTAGTTTCCTGTGTTTCGGGGAATAATACAACGTATGCTTATACAGATGATTATGGCAATTATACCTTTCATAATGTGCAGGAAGGAAATAACAATATTACTGTAAATCCCTTTAATTTTAGTGGTGTTGTTATAACCCCTGGCACTCAATCCGTAGTTATGGGAGAAGAAAATATTGAAAACGTAAACTTTTGCCTGTCCATGCCATACAACAGGGATGTGGCAATATCTATCTGTCCTTCAAATACAGCGCAGCCCGGATTTCCCGCAAATTATGGTATCATATTGAGCAATTATGGAGGATCAGAAGCCAATGGTGTCATAACATTGCAATTTGACGATACAGCTTTAGACTTTGCAGGTGCGGCATTTCCTGTTATACAAAATGGAAATATACTCACCTTCAATTATAGCGATTTGGCTCCTTGCCATCCTGAGGTAATGTTTATTGACTTTCTCATGGCTATGCCGGGTATTGTAGACATGGGCGATGTAATTTCTTTCACTATAAGCGCTACCTATGATGGGGAAACCGATACCAACCCCGATAATAATATTTTCGTATTAAATCAAATTGTAACCAATTCCTGGGATCCAAACGACATTAACGTCCGCGAAGGGGAATCCATAACCGAAGAACAATCCGATGATTACCTGCATTATACCATCCGTTTCCAAAATATGGGCGATGCCAATGCACACAATGTAAAGGTGCTCACAACACTCGACAGCAATCTTGACTGGGATACTTTCGAACCAATAGTAAGCAGCCATGATTTTCAAACCAACAGGACAGGTAATGAAGTTGAGTTCAGGTTCAATAATATACAGCTTCCGGGCGCAGAAGTAAATGAGCAGGAAAGCCATGGTTATGTAATCTATAAAATAAAGCCTAAAGCTACAGTTATAGTAGGAGATTCCATGTCGGCAGAAGCCGGTATTTACTTTGATTTTAACCCGGTTGTGAATACCAATAGCATCACTACCACTATAACGGACACTGCAGGTACAGTTGATTTTACTGCCAATGGTTTTGTACTTTACCCGAACCCGGCATCATCAAAAGTAACTCTGCAAATGCAGAATAGCATCGCTAATGCAGGTGTAACCGTTACCGATGTATTGTGCAAGACAGTACTTAAAACTACGGTTACAAGTACCCAGTCCGACCTTGATGTGTCCTCACTAAAAAGCGGAGTATACTTCATTACCCTTACTGCCGATGGAAAACTGGCAACCCAAAAGCTGGTTATTAAATAA
- a CDS encoding DUF7619 domain-containing protein, giving the protein MKMKLLFLALFAMFSFQSFAQVNAYPVPDMVQCNSEVFDLTTRTPITLANQSPNDYTVMYYLSYQDAEMNVNPIANPTAFMITTGSIEQALYIRVSNNTTGDFALTSFVVGFWPAPFVPEVSDIAVCDSFVLPALNSGNYYTAPNGTGTMIAAGTTITTSITIYIYASSGTCSNESSFTVTILNSPETGFFPEVVSCESYTLPVLPQPFNYYTGPGGTGTPLSQGDVITTSQVIYIMGSNGSCVTEYDVYITITNGVDCIPYLEPLTACDDNGDGVAVFNLEPVYGIIYNSNPGVLNMGIYETYDDALNGTNAIVDINEYMNNVPGQQVLYVGVVTENGVVTRELAIIVTQCGDTFTVSGHVAYDADGNGCSESDAPAAGVQVYYLSGNYGNYAYTDANGNYTFYNVPASEITVYVNTYYPTNLIAAPASYPLTINENVDGINFCLTPPAPVTDVAVFVYPTTAAQPGFLATYLVAVYNYGNTSATGTVSLQFNDTQLDYISSSPAMVQAGNVLSFNYGPVQPYQTTYIYVNFMVGLPGTVDLGDVISFTANVTPLSGDINPDNNTYEMSHIATNSWDPNDINVREGEQITEAQADGYLHYTIRFQNMGNANAHNVKILTTLDNNLDWSTFQPMVSSHSFQANRGGNGNEVEFRFDGIELAGSQVNEPESHGFIEYRIKPKATVVIGDSMSAEAGIYFDFNPVVNTNSITTTVMGTAGIGDFNANGFVLYPNPASSKVTLQMQNSTATNAGVTVTDVLGKTVLKTTVTGAQSDLDVSSLKSGVYFITLNADGKLATQKLVIK; this is encoded by the coding sequence ATGAAAATGAAATTACTCTTCCTGGCACTGTTTGCCATGTTCAGCTTTCAGTCTTTTGCTCAGGTTAACGCCTATCCGGTGCCCGATATGGTGCAATGCAACAGCGAGGTCTTTGACCTGACCACCCGCACGCCGATCACTTTAGCAAACCAGTCCCCCAACGATTATACAGTAATGTATTATTTAAGTTACCAGGATGCGGAAATGAATGTAAACCCAATCGCGAATCCTACAGCTTTCATGATAACCACAGGCAGTATCGAGCAGGCGCTGTACATTCGTGTTTCTAATAACACTACAGGCGATTTTGCCCTTACCAGCTTTGTCGTAGGGTTTTGGCCCGCCCCGTTTGTTCCCGAAGTAAGCGACATAGCGGTTTGCGACAGTTTTGTACTTCCTGCCCTGAATAGTGGGAATTATTATACAGCGCCTAATGGTACAGGCACAATGATAGCGGCCGGGACTACTATTACTACTTCTATTACTATTTACATTTATGCGTCCAGCGGCACATGTAGTAATGAAAGCAGCTTTACCGTAACAATACTCAATAGCCCTGAAACTGGCTTCTTCCCAGAAGTAGTTTCCTGCGAGAGTTACACGCTGCCAGTATTGCCCCAACCTTTTAATTATTATACAGGCCCGGGTGGTACAGGTACCCCATTATCGCAGGGAGATGTAATCACTACGTCGCAGGTAATATATATCATGGGTTCAAATGGAAGTTGTGTGACGGAATATGATGTCTATATAACAATAACAAATGGTGTCGACTGTATTCCTTATCTGGAGCCGCTTACAGCTTGTGATGATAATGGTGATGGTGTGGCAGTCTTCAACCTTGAGCCTGTTTACGGAATTATCTATAACAGTAATCCGGGTGTATTGAATATGGGTATTTATGAAACGTATGATGATGCTTTAAATGGCACTAATGCTATTGTCGATATAAATGAATATATGAATAATGTGCCCGGGCAACAAGTGCTCTATGTAGGTGTTGTAACCGAAAATGGGGTGGTTACTCGGGAATTGGCTATTATTGTGACACAATGCGGAGACACTTTTACTGTTTCAGGACATGTAGCCTATGATGCAGACGGCAATGGATGCAGTGAAAGCGACGCTCCTGCTGCCGGTGTACAAGTGTATTATTTATCCGGGAATTATGGAAATTATGCCTATACCGATGCAAACGGAAATTATACTTTTTATAATGTTCCGGCTTCGGAGATTACAGTGTATGTAAATACCTATTATCCTACTAATCTAATTGCTGCTCCTGCAAGCTATCCGTTGACGATAAATGAAAACGTTGATGGCATTAACTTCTGTCTTACACCTCCGGCACCGGTAACCGATGTAGCTGTATTTGTATATCCTACAACTGCTGCGCAGCCAGGATTTTTAGCTACCTATCTGGTGGCAGTATATAACTATGGCAATACGTCTGCCACCGGCACGGTATCTTTACAGTTTAACGATACCCAGCTCGATTATATTTCTTCATCGCCCGCTATGGTGCAGGCAGGCAATGTGCTTAGTTTTAACTACGGGCCTGTACAGCCGTATCAGACAACCTATATCTATGTTAATTTCATGGTAGGCCTGCCGGGCACTGTAGACCTTGGTGATGTAATTTCATTCACTGCTAACGTTACACCACTATCAGGTGATATTAATCCGGATAACAATACCTATGAAATGAGCCACATAGCTACTAATTCATGGGATCCTAACGACATCAATGTACGCGAAGGTGAGCAGATCACCGAAGCTCAGGCAGATGGTTACCTGCATTACACCATCCGTTTCCAAAATATGGGTAATGCCAATGCGCACAATGTAAAAATACTTACCACGCTGGACAATAATCTTGACTGGAGCACTTTCCAGCCGATGGTTTCCAGCCACAGCTTCCAGGCAAACCGTGGCGGCAATGGCAACGAAGTAGAGTTTAGGTTTGATGGTATTGAGCTTGCAGGTTCTCAGGTGAATGAACCGGAAAGCCATGGCTTTATCGAATACAGGATCAAGCCTAAAGCAACTGTTGTTATAGGAGATTCTATGTCGGCAGAGGCCGGTATCTATTTCGACTTCAACCCTGTAGTAAATACTAACAGCATTACAACTACCGTAATGGGCACAGCAGGTATAGGAGACTTTAATGCCAATGGTTTTGTACTTTACCCGAACCCGGCATCATCAAAAGTAACGCTGCAAATGCAAAACAGCACAGCAACTAACGCAGGTGTGACCGTTACTGATGTATTGGGCAAGACAGTACTTAAAACTACGGTTACAGGTGCCCAGTCCGACCTCGATGTTTCCTCACTAAAAAGCGGCGTGTACTTTATTACCCTGAATGCCGATGGAAAACTGGCAACCCAAAAGCTGGTTATTAAATAA
- a CDS encoding DUF4294 domain-containing protein, whose amino-acid sequence MKARVYFIFLIFLSVGANAQVVTDTIENDTITFSTELREIVISNVKDSISPDEKKQLLLLRKRVLKVYPYAKIAADRLTLLDNNMKKLKTDREKKKYAKIVEKYLEDEFEAQLKKLSRKEGQILVKLIYRQTGHSTFDLIKEHKSGWKAFWSNRMARLFDINLKATYSPATIAEDYMIEGYLIKAFDEKRLIKQDPAFKIDYDAITDNWRKK is encoded by the coding sequence ATGAAAGCACGGGTATACTTTATATTCCTGATATTTTTAAGCGTGGGCGCAAATGCCCAGGTGGTTACTGATACTATAGAGAACGACACGATCACGTTCAGTACAGAGTTGCGTGAGATCGTTATATCCAACGTGAAAGATTCCATATCACCGGATGAAAAAAAACAGCTGCTCCTGTTGCGGAAAAGGGTGCTTAAGGTGTATCCGTATGCGAAAATTGCCGCCGACAGGCTTACGCTTCTGGATAACAATATGAAGAAACTGAAGACCGACAGGGAGAAGAAAAAATATGCCAAAATCGTGGAGAAATACCTTGAGGACGAATTTGAGGCACAGCTGAAAAAACTGTCACGGAAAGAAGGGCAGATATTGGTAAAGCTGATCTACCGGCAAACCGGCCATTCAACATTCGACCTGATAAAGGAACATAAAAGCGGTTGGAAGGCATTCTGGTCCAACCGTATGGCGAGGCTTTTTGATATTAACCTAAAGGCAACATACAGCCCTGCCACCATTGCCGAAGATTATATGATAGAAGGCTACCTGATAAAGGCTTTTGATGAAAAGCGCCTTATAAAGCAGGACCCTGCATTTAAGATAGACTACGATGCCATAACGGATAACTGGCGGAAAAAGTAA
- a CDS encoding M42 family metallopeptidase: MASNSILTDTSLAFLEQYLNNPSPTGHESGGQKIWMDYLKPYVDTFITDTYGTAVGVINPDAPYKVVIEGHSDEISWYVNYITENGLIYVIRNGGSDHMIAPSKRVNIHTKNGIVKGVFGWPAIHTRNRSKEEPAKIETIFIDCGCSTKEEVEKLGIHVGCVITYPDDFMILNENKFVCRAIDNRIGGFMIAEVARLLHENKKKLPFGLYITNSVQEEVGLRGAEMITKTIRPNVAIVTDVCHDSTTPMIDKRIEGETQIGKGPVITYAPAVQNNLRELILETAAKNEIPFQRLASSRVTGTDTDAFAYSNGGVASALISLPLRYMHTTVEMVQREDVENVIRLIYETLLNIENEETFSYFK; this comes from the coding sequence ATGGCATCAAATTCTATACTTACCGACACTTCTCTTGCCTTTTTAGAGCAATACCTGAATAACCCCTCGCCTACCGGACACGAATCGGGCGGGCAGAAAATATGGATGGACTACCTTAAGCCGTATGTAGACACTTTTATTACCGATACCTACGGTACTGCTGTGGGCGTCATTAACCCCGATGCACCCTACAAAGTGGTTATTGAAGGGCACAGTGATGAGATTTCATGGTATGTAAACTACATTACCGAGAACGGCCTTATCTACGTTATCCGCAACGGTGGTTCCGACCATATGATCGCTCCATCCAAGCGTGTCAATATCCATACCAAAAATGGTATTGTAAAAGGTGTTTTCGGCTGGCCGGCCATACACACGCGCAACCGCAGCAAAGAAGAGCCTGCCAAAATTGAGACTATCTTTATCGACTGCGGCTGTTCTACCAAAGAGGAGGTAGAGAAACTGGGCATCCACGTGGGCTGCGTTATCACCTACCCTGATGATTTCATGATCCTGAACGAAAACAAATTCGTATGCCGCGCTATAGATAACCGCATAGGCGGGTTCATGATTGCCGAAGTAGCGCGACTGCTTCATGAAAACAAGAAGAAGCTGCCGTTCGGTCTTTACATCACCAATTCCGTACAGGAAGAAGTTGGCCTTCGCGGCGCGGAAATGATCACCAAGACCATCAGGCCGAATGTTGCCATAGTTACCGACGTATGCCACGACAGCACCACACCGATGATCGATAAGCGCATTGAAGGCGAAACCCAGATAGGAAAAGGCCCGGTAATCACCTACGCGCCTGCCGTGCAGAATAACCTACGCGAGCTTATCTTAGAGACTGCTGCAAAGAACGAGATTCCTTTCCAAAGGCTGGCATCATCGCGTGTGACAGGTACCGATACCGATGCATTTGCCTACAGTAACGGCGGTGTTGCTTCGGCGCTTATTTCATTGCCGCTTCGCTATATGCATACAACTGTAGAAATGGTACAGCGTGAGGATGTTGAGAACGTGATTAGGCTTATTTATGAAACATTGCTGAATATAGAGAACGAGGAGACGTTTTCTTATTTTAAATAA
- a CDS encoding ankyrin repeat domain-containing protein — protein MKKAIIYLGLALVTFSNAAIASTVETTSNKFELVRTYVTTTPLGVAISKGDVDAVKKFIEYGASVDELSNGMTPLMIAARYNNVEIIKMLLEKGANVKVKCEKGFTALKYAQLSNAGEAVELLKAAQNA, from the coding sequence ATGAAAAAAGCGATCATTTATTTAGGACTGGCTCTTGTAACATTCAGTAATGCAGCAATTGCTTCAACTGTTGAAACTACTTCCAACAAATTTGAGTTAGTAAGGACGTATGTGACTACAACCCCGCTTGGTGTAGCGATCTCTAAAGGAGATGTTGATGCCGTTAAAAAATTCATCGAATATGGTGCTTCTGTCGATGAACTGTCTAACGGCATGACTCCCCTTATGATAGCCGCGCGCTACAACAATGTGGAGATCATCAAAATGTTACTTGAAAAAGGTGCCAACGTGAAGGTTAAGTGCGAAAAAGGATTTACAGCTTTGAAGTATGCCCAGCTTTCTAATGCCGGTGAGGCTGTAGAACTGCTTAAGGCAGCACAAAACGCTTAA
- a CDS encoding phosphoribosylaminoimidazolesuccinocarboxamide synthase yields the protein MSQKTITTTDFNFPGQKSVYRGKVREVYNINDELLVMVATDRLSAFDVVLPKGIPYKGQILNQIATKFMRLTEDIVPNWLIDTPDPNVAVGHLCEPFKVEMVIRGYLSGHAAREYAAGRRVLCGVELPEGLKENDKFPAPIITPTTKADNGEHDADISRQDIITKGIVSEEDYSVLEKYTRALFEKGTEIAASRGLILVDTKYEFGRKKDGTIVLIDEIHTPDSSRYFYADGYGERQNRGEAQKQLSKEFVRQWLIANNFQGKEGQVIPEMTEEYIESVSDRYIELYENIIGEKFGKADISNILERIEKNVTNYLKK from the coding sequence ATGTCACAAAAGACGATAACAACTACCGATTTCAATTTTCCGGGACAGAAATCTGTTTACCGAGGTAAGGTAAGGGAAGTGTATAACATCAATGATGAGCTGCTTGTCATGGTAGCCACCGACAGGCTTTCGGCCTTTGATGTGGTGCTTCCGAAAGGCATTCCCTACAAAGGACAGATACTAAACCAGATCGCGACCAAATTCATGCGCCTTACCGAGGATATTGTTCCCAACTGGCTTATAGATACGCCCGACCCTAATGTTGCCGTAGGCCACCTGTGTGAGCCTTTTAAGGTAGAAATGGTAATACGCGGCTACCTGTCAGGCCATGCGGCGCGCGAATATGCAGCCGGGCGCAGGGTATTGTGTGGCGTGGAGCTTCCTGAAGGCCTGAAGGAGAATGATAAATTCCCCGCACCAATAATCACGCCGACAACAAAAGCTGATAACGGCGAGCATGATGCCGATATTTCGCGTCAGGACATCATTACCAAGGGCATTGTTTCCGAAGAAGATTACAGTGTCCTTGAAAAATATACCCGCGCACTTTTTGAAAAAGGTACCGAGATCGCAGCATCCCGCGGATTGATACTGGTAGATACCAAGTATGAGTTCGGCAGGAAAAAAGATGGCACAATAGTGCTTATAGATGAGATACACACGCCCGATTCCTCCCGTTATTTTTATGCCGATGGTTACGGTGAGCGTCAAAACAGAGGCGAGGCCCAAAAGCAGCTTTCAAAAGAATTCGTAAGGCAATGGCTGATCGCTAATAATTTCCAGGGTAAAGAAGGACAGGTGATACCTGAAATGACCGAAGAATACATCGAAAGCGTTTCAGACAGGTATATCGAACTATATGAAAATATCATCGGGGAGAAGTTCGGCAAAGCAGATATCAGTAACATTCTGGAGCGCATCGAAAAAAATGTAACGAATTACCTAAAAAAATAA